The Cystobacter fuscus DSM 2262 genome includes a window with the following:
- a CDS encoding aminoglycoside phosphotransferase family protein, with product MTSPPPRTTEPDERRERAGPAVDPGAPTVSEWVEQRARAGGEAGLSWLAGLGAVVTSLCGEWELTLGRPLSGGSEAFLSEARTADGQEVVLKIGLPGSTAGGTEASVLKAAGGRGYARLLRHDEERRAMLLERLGPALGGLGWPMRRQVEALCDTLRVAWMPMPGGMRLMNGAEKAESLARFIEETWRSLGGPCDRRTVETALRYIERRAASFSSSRALLAHGDPHEGNLLLAREEAGPEFKFVDPDGLHIEPAYDLGVVLRGWNEDLRGSGARALARERSRLLAERTGVEEQPIWEWSIIERLSTGLHLEQLGIRELAREYLGTADALSGSESP from the coding sequence ATGACCAGCCCCCCACCGCGAACAACGGAGCCGGACGAGCGACGGGAGCGCGCCGGACCCGCGGTGGATCCGGGAGCGCCGACGGTATCGGAGTGGGTGGAGCAGCGCGCGCGGGCCGGGGGCGAAGCGGGGCTGAGCTGGCTGGCCGGGCTCGGAGCCGTGGTCACGAGTCTGTGCGGGGAGTGGGAACTCACCCTGGGACGTCCACTGAGCGGGGGCAGCGAGGCCTTCCTCTCCGAGGCACGAACGGCCGATGGGCAGGAGGTCGTGCTGAAGATTGGACTGCCCGGCTCGACAGCGGGCGGGACGGAGGCGAGCGTGCTGAAAGCCGCCGGAGGGCGAGGCTACGCGCGGCTGCTCCGTCACGATGAAGAACGACGGGCGATGCTGCTGGAGCGGCTGGGCCCCGCGCTGGGTGGGCTCGGATGGCCGATGCGCCGCCAGGTGGAAGCGCTGTGCGACACCTTGCGAGTCGCATGGATGCCAATGCCGGGCGGGATGCGCCTCATGAACGGAGCCGAAAAGGCGGAGAGCCTGGCGCGGTTCATCGAGGAGACGTGGCGGAGCCTGGGAGGCCCGTGCGACCGGCGGACGGTGGAGACGGCGCTGCGGTACATCGAGCGCCGGGCCGCGAGCTTCTCCTCGAGCCGGGCGCTCCTCGCGCATGGGGATCCCCACGAGGGGAACCTGCTGCTGGCGAGGGAGGAGGCCGGACCGGAGTTCAAGTTCGTGGATCCGGACGGGCTGCACATCGAGCCGGCCTATGACCTGGGCGTGGTGCTGCGAGGCTGGAACGAGGATCTCCGGGGAAGCGGAGCCCGAGCGCTCGCACGGGAACGAAGCCGGTTGCTGGCGGAGCGCACCGGGGTGGAGGAGCAGCCCATCTGGGAATGGAGCATCATCGAGAGGCTCTCGACGGGGCTGCACCTGGAGCAACTCGGTATCC
- a CDS encoding class I SAM-dependent methyltransferase, which yields MGITMSPQEYATAFRLLAASARHPENIQQVVEERILPRLPKQPTLLDVGAGSGKVAERLAPHFSSLTLLEPNQNQIAGFKLEKAKILLEPLEHYHSPERYELVVCSHVLYHVPLSEWGAFIDRLLSFVRPGGSCVIVMAAARGPTYELCRDFSETMLFGEQLLTTMQHKRLPHEVLPTMSGFVARTFEEMYTLCRFFVLEGCFTAEQLAALSEDEVRALDARIRVHAERCRGEDGVYRLEQEEDLILLPRT from the coding sequence ATGGGAATCACGATGTCTCCGCAAGAGTACGCCACGGCGTTCCGCTTGCTCGCGGCCTCCGCCCGGCACCCCGAAAACATCCAGCAGGTCGTCGAGGAACGAATCCTCCCCCGGCTACCGAAGCAGCCCACGCTGCTGGATGTCGGCGCGGGATCGGGCAAGGTGGCCGAACGACTCGCACCACACTTCAGCTCGCTCACCTTGCTCGAGCCCAATCAGAACCAGATCGCCGGATTCAAGCTCGAGAAGGCGAAAATCCTTCTCGAGCCCCTGGAGCACTACCACTCGCCCGAACGATATGAGCTCGTCGTGTGCTCGCACGTGCTCTACCACGTGCCGCTCTCCGAATGGGGAGCGTTCATCGACAGACTGCTCTCGTTCGTGCGCCCCGGAGGCTCCTGCGTGATCGTCATGGCCGCTGCCCGGGGGCCCACCTACGAGCTGTGTCGCGACTTCTCGGAGACGATGCTGTTTGGCGAGCAGTTGCTCACCACCATGCAACACAAGCGTCTGCCGCACGAGGTACTCCCGACGATGAGCGGGTTCGTGGCGAGGACCTTCGAGGAGATGTACACACTCTGCCGCTTCTTCGTGCTCGAGGGCTGCTTCACGGCGGAGCAGCTCGCCGCCCTGAGCGAGGACGAGGTGCGCGCGCTCGATGCGAGGATTCGCGTGCACGCCGAGCGCTGCCGGGGCGAAGACGGCGTGTATCGCCTGGAGCAGGAGGAGGATCTGATCCTCCTGCCCAGGACGTAG
- a CDS encoding prohibitin family protein: protein MNEQHQNETQQQEQRKHGEEKRGEFLRKMSSLAGEATRGMVSRVRWLIYAERGRRVMAGLAVTGMVAGVVAAQPVCMIEPGEVGIRVNRFTGKVAELREGWAVLVPRVHRLSRYSLKDQSYQPTRSTRATDPAPFQSVEGLSIGVEVTIRYVLDPERIPALAARLPEDIGRDLVEPVIDGVLRRHFAQHTVREIFSTHRVKIQQDVSAELSPLLAADGVIVRSVTLGNVDLPQQYRTGMEALLAEELNAEKMRYTLELKDKQVKQSALEAEADKVRREKAAEAAGNEEIIAAKAKAEAMRHVLPFKEKEIEQRRLEAEAAKVSRLTQASAEAEAHRIEAAGEADARRKLAEADAYRVDVTGKASSEQLARDAELISRNPLLIQKTLADKLSDKIQVIIAPPQAGGFIAGNLLGQPQEARYAGGSSKGASLAQSAVSENTDSDTTGSEE from the coding sequence ATGAACGAGCAGCATCAGAACGAGACGCAGCAGCAGGAGCAGCGCAAGCACGGCGAGGAGAAGCGGGGCGAGTTCCTCCGGAAGATGAGCTCCCTGGCCGGTGAGGCGACGCGCGGGATGGTGAGCCGGGTCCGGTGGCTCATCTATGCCGAGCGCGGGCGCCGGGTGATGGCCGGGCTGGCGGTGACGGGGATGGTGGCGGGCGTGGTGGCCGCCCAGCCCGTGTGCATGATCGAGCCGGGCGAGGTGGGCATCCGGGTCAACCGGTTCACCGGCAAGGTCGCCGAGCTGCGCGAGGGCTGGGCCGTCCTGGTGCCGCGAGTCCACCGGCTGAGCCGCTACAGCCTGAAGGACCAGAGCTACCAGCCCACCCGGAGCACCCGCGCCACGGATCCGGCCCCCTTCCAGTCCGTCGAGGGCCTGTCCATCGGCGTCGAGGTCACCATCCGCTACGTGCTCGACCCGGAGCGGATCCCCGCCCTGGCCGCGCGGCTTCCCGAGGACATCGGCCGGGACCTCGTCGAGCCGGTCATCGACGGCGTGCTCCGCCGCCACTTCGCCCAGCACACGGTCCGGGAGATCTTCTCGACCCATCGGGTGAAGATCCAGCAGGACGTCTCCGCCGAACTCTCGCCCCTGCTGGCCGCCGATGGCGTCATCGTCCGCTCGGTCACGCTGGGCAACGTGGACCTGCCCCAGCAGTACCGTACCGGCATGGAGGCGCTGCTCGCCGAGGAGCTGAACGCGGAGAAGATGCGCTACACGCTCGAGCTCAAGGACAAGCAGGTGAAGCAGTCCGCGCTCGAGGCCGAGGCCGACAAGGTCCGGCGCGAGAAGGCCGCCGAGGCCGCCGGCAACGAGGAGATCATCGCCGCCAAGGCGAAGGCGGAGGCCATGCGCCACGTCCTGCCCTTCAAGGAGAAGGAGATCGAACAGCGGCGCCTGGAGGCCGAAGCCGCCAAGGTCTCCCGCCTCACCCAGGCCAGCGCCGAGGCCGAGGCCCACCGCATCGAGGCCGCCGGCGAGGCGGATGCCCGGCGCAAGCTCGCCGAGGCCGATGCCTACCGCGTGGATGTCACCGGCAAGGCCTCCTCCGAGCAGCTCGCTCGCGACGCCGAGCTGATCAGCCGCAACCCGCTGCTCATCCAGAAGACGCTCGCGGACAAGCTGTCCGACAAGATTCAAGTCATCATCGCTCCGCCCCAGGCGGGCGGGTTCATCGCCGGCAACCTGTTGGGACAGCCCCAGGAGGCCCGGTACGCGGGCGGCTCGTCGAAGGGCGCGTCCCTGGCTCAATCCGCGGTCTCCGAGAACACGGACTCCGACACCACCGGCTCCGAGGAGTAG